A single window of Nicotiana sylvestris chromosome 3, ASM39365v2, whole genome shotgun sequence DNA harbors:
- the LOC138887570 gene encoding uncharacterized protein, with the protein MDDFVPTLVPEVEKELLLKTDTSSGVWTLFTDGASNVKGFGLDIVLKPPTSNVIRQSIKTSKLINNEAEYEAMIAGLELAKGLGVEVIEAKCDSLLGVNQVNGSFEVLDDRMQRYLNKLQVTLHCFKEWTLDHVPREQNSEADALANLGSSIEEDDIVPGTVIQISRSVVEQGHVEINSTSLTWDCRNKYIDYLKHGKIPADPKESRTLRAKVARFSLDENEMLYRRTFDGPLAVCLGHKDIDYVLREIHEGTCRNHYDADSLVRKVIRAGYYWDIMKRIPMNSFKGVINSKDLHR; encoded by the coding sequence atgGACGATTTCGTGCCTaccctcgtacccgaagtagAAAAGGAACTCTTGCTAAAAACAGATACATCTTCAggggtatggaccctcttcacagatggtgcctcgaatgtgaaaggatTCGGGCTCGACATCGTTTTAAAACCGCCTACGAGCAATGTcattaggcaatctatcaaaacttctaaattgattaacaatgaggccgagtatgaggccatgattgcaggtctcgaactagctaAAGGCCTTGGAGTAGAGGTCATCGAGGCAAAGTGTGACTCCCTTTTGGGAGTAAATCAAGTAAACGGGAGCTTCGAGGTTCTAGACgatcgaatgcagaggtacttaaacaaacttcaagttacattgcactgcttcaaggaatggacactggaccatgtacctcgagaacagaatagcgaggccgatgcacttgcaaacttagggtcatcgattgaagaagatgatatcgtCCCAGGGACTGTCATCCAAATATCGAGGTCGGTGGTCGAACAAGGTCATGTAGAAATTAATTCAAcaagtttaacttgggattgTAGGAATAAGTACATCGACTACTTGAAGCATGGGAAGATCCCCGCGGACCCAAAAGAGTCAAGAACACTTCGAGCCAAAGTAGCTCGATTCTCACTCGATGAAAATGAAATGTTATATAGAAGAACCTTCGATGGACCACTAGCAGTGTGCTTGGGACACAAGGACATCGATTATGTATTACGAGAAATCCACGAGGGCACTTGTAGGAACCATTATGATGCCGACTCTTTGGTTCGCAAGGTGATCAGAGCGGGGTATTATTGGGATATCATGAAAAGGATACCAATGAATTCGTTCAAAGGTGTGATAAATTCCaaagatttgcaccgatga